The Paenibacillus polymyxa M1 DNA segment AAAGCAATCAGCGCTACGATAGGTGAAATATCAATCATCCCGAAGATTGGCGGTATAAACCTGCGAAAAGGAGACAAATACGGCTCCACAAACCTGGCAAGTAAATCACCGATCACACTCTCTCTGGCATTAGGAAGCCATGACAGCAGGACATATGCAATGATCATGTACGAATAAATCTGAAATAACCAGTAAATTACCTCGATCAAGAAAAGCTCACCTCATTCTGTTAAGTTCTTGTTCAGTGTCAGCCAGTATCTCCGTAATGGAGCCTTGAATTTCAACCGTATCCGGTGTGCACAGAAAAATATTGTTACCGACCTTCGAAATGCCGCCACTCAGTGCATACACAGTACCACTCAAAAAATCAATGATACGTAGCGCCTGATCCTTGCGAATTCGTTGCAAGTTAACCACGACGGTGCGATGTGAACGGATATGGTCGGCGATTTCCTGTGCTTCATCGTAAGAACGCGGCTCATACAGAACAACTTTCACATTTTTCTGTGAATGGATGCTGACAACATTCGTGCCCTTCTGGTTCTTACGTTTATCAAAGCTTGGGGTTTCAATTTCTTGATCTTCCGGCGTATTCATAACCTCTCGCTCTATAACTTCCTCTTCTTCCTGAAGCCCCAGAAAGTTCATGAACTTATTCATTACGCCCACTGAAAATCCTCCTCTCGTCCGACCAGTACGGAACCAAGCCGCAACCAGGTCGCTCCTTCTTCAACCGCCACTTCAAAATCATTGGACATCCCCATAGACAAGTGAACGATAGGTTCTCTAGTCAAGGCTTGTCCATTTAACCGATCACGCAGTTCACGCAATCCTCGAAACACAGGTCGAGTATGTTCTGGGTCTTCCTCATGAGGAGCCATGGTCATCAAGCCGATTACGTCCACATGTTCCAACTCGCGAATTTGTTCCAAGAAAGGGGCGACCGTCTCGGGGGATAAGCCGTATTTTGAAATTTCCCCAGAAATATTGACTTGCACAAAAGCTTTGACTCGCAGTCCCAAAGCGGCTGCCTTCTTATCCAATTCCTGAGCGAGCGATAAGCGATCAAGCGAATGTATAAATTTAAATTTTCCAATTACATCTTTAACCTTATTCGTTTGGAGATGACCAATAAAATGCCACGTTCCCCGGTCACCCAACTTGCTCCATTTATCTGCAGCATCCTGCCAGCGATTTTCGCCCACATGCTCCAAGTCGTTATCCAATACGGATGCCATTGCCGCCGCCGAAACATATTTCGTGACAGCGATCACATTTACTTCATCACGCGAACGTCCGCTACGGGCACATGCCGCTTCGATACGGGCGTTAACTTCTTTAATTCGTTCCTCCAAAGACACGGGAGGACTCACCTCTCTTCCAGACCAATCCAACTCGCCATTCTTCCTGTAACGCCGCCTTCCTTACGATATGAAAAAAACAAATCGCTACGGCTACTCGTGCACAAGGTAGTACATTCGATATGGCTCGGCAATATTCCTGCTTTCATCATAATGTGTCGATTGCATTGTTTCAAGTCAAGTAGTGTTTTTCCGCCCGTTAAGGGGAAATAAACAGAACCTTCCCATTTATCATTACCCGGGCAATCATGCTCTAAAACCCGAATTTGGCTCATCACATGCTCATCTACCTCATAGGATTCAGGACCAATGGAAGGACCAATAGCTGCTAATATATCGGACGGCTGAGATCCATATTCAGTTTGCATGGTCTGTACCATTTTCAACGCAATCTCCGCCACTGTTCCCTTCCAGCCTGCATGCGCCAACCCAATCACACGATGCACGGGATCACAAAAATATAGGGGTACACAGTCCGCATAAAAGGACGTCAGCAAAATGCCTGGTATATTCGTCAAAAGTCCATCTGTGTCCTGAAAAGCTGATGCACGATCCATAAAGCCTCGCCCACGATCAGCAGCCTGGACAACAGCAACATGATTACCGTGGACCTGCTCGCCGCACGTCCACGCTTCAGCAGCAAAACCAAGCTGCTCAGCAATTAATCGGCGGTTGCGAATGACTTTCTCGGGGTCATCCCCTACATGAAACGCACAGTTCAGACTATCGTATGGCGCTTCACTGACACCGCCATGACGCCCTGTAAACCCCGCTGTTAATCCCTGAACCTGCCGCTCCCAAGATTGAATATATAACAACTCCGGCACGGGACGTCTGCCATCTTGCATGGGCGTAGTCCCTGTAGCCTCGGTATTCACTATAAACGGTTCCATTTTGTTCTCACCTCTACTGCCCAGTGTACCAAAAAGCCGCCGCTGTGTCTTCACAACATACTAAATTACGTGTCCCTCCTGTTCAAAAGACCCGTCGGTCATTCCGCTCCTGACGTTCGATATACAGCTTTTCCTCCCTTTCATCCGGTGGCTCATGCAATCCCTCCAGTCGAACAAGCACAACATCCGAACCAATTTTCACAATGTTGCGCCACGGAATAACCAATTCGCTTCCCCCTCCAAACCAGCCCATGAATCGACTGCTGCCCGGAACCACAATAGCTTCAATTTTCCCTTGTCGTACGTCAATCTCCAGATCACTGATTTGTCCCAGACGTCGTCCATCTACAATGTTAATGACATCCTTGGTTTGAAACTCGGAAATTTTCATGGCTCTTACTGACGTTTCCGGTGCATTCACACGCATCACATCCTTTATTTCACTATATGAGTGGAAGAGCCCAAAAAATGTCCTACAAACGCAAAAACGATCCGCACGGGATCGTTTTTGTCACTGAATCATTCAAACATTTTGTTCATTTCATTAGGACTTTACATGTTTTTGCATTTGCTGTATAGCCGACTTCTCTAATCTCGAAACCTGGGCTTGAGAGATACCGATTTCGTCGGCAACCTCCATTTGCGTCTTTCCTTCATAAAAACGCATAGACAATATCATCTTTTCACGCTGGCCCAGGCGATGCATCGCTTCCCGGAGAGCGATTTCCTCAATCCATGAGACGTCTTTATTTCTGTCATCACTGATCTGATCCATCACATAGATTGGGTCGCCCCCGTCGTGATATATCGGCTCGAACAGCGAAACTGGATCCTGAATCGCATCCAATGCGAACACAACATCTTCTTTAGGCACATTTAGCACTTCTGATATTTCAAAAATCGTTGGTTCCCGCGAGTTCAGATTTGTCAGACTGTCCCGCACCTGAAGCGCCTTATATGCAATATCCCGCAACGAACGGGACACACGGATCGGGTTGTTATCCCGCAAATAACGGCGGATCTCTCCGATGATCATCGGCACCGCATAAGTGGAGAACTTTACGTTTTGCGAAAGGTCAAAATTATCAATCGCCTTCATCAGGCCGATGCATCCTACCTGGAACAAATCGTCCACAAACTCCCCCCGATTGTTAAAACGCTGAATCACACTCAGGACGAGCCGGAGATTGCCGTTGACCAATTTTTCTCTGGCTGATCGTTCATTATTTTGCTGAAGTGATGTGAACAGCTCGCGCATTTCTGCATTGGTTAATACCGGCAGTTTAGCGGTATCCACACCGCAAATTTCCACTTTGTTTCGGGTCATCGTGTCTTACCTCCCAAGGAGCAACATTAATGTACATTATCTCCTGAGGTCATTTTTTTATTCGCCGTTTCCATCGCTTCCGGATATCTCCAAGCATTATACCATTTTATTAAATTCCTTTCGTAAGCGCTTTATAATTCGTTTTTCCAGACGCGAAATATACGATTGCGATATACCCAACAGGTCAGCAACATCCTTCTGTGTCTTCTCTTCTCCGTCTTGTAAACCGAAGCGAAGTTCCATAATCAAACGCTCTCGATCTGTCAGCTTATCCAGTGCCTTATGCAATAATTTACGGTCTACTTGCTCCTCAATATTACGATAAATGGTATCATTTTCCGTTCCCATCACATCGGAAAGCAACAACTCATTACCATCCCAATCGATATTCAGAGGCTCATCAAAAGAAACCTCCGTTCTCGTTTTGCTATTGCGACGCAAATACATTAAAATCTCATTCTCAATGCATCGGGATGCATAGGTGGCAAGTTTGATTTTCTTCTCCGGATCAAAAGTGTTCACCGCTTTGATCAGCCCAATAGCACCGATGGATACGAGATCCTCAATGTTGATGCCCGTATTCTCAAATTTACGGGCAATATACACAACTAACCGCAAATTTCTCTCGATTAGCATCGACCGTACTGCTGCATCTCCAGAAGAAAGCTTTCCAAGCAAATACTCTTCCTCGTCTCTTGTCAATGGAGGGGGGAGCGCCTCGCTACCGCCAATATAATAAATTTCTTCACTTTTCAGCCCGAATAAAAATAAAATACGATAATATTGCAGTTGCCATGCTAGCCTAAATTTCATTTTTAAATTCATTTGCTCCCTCATATCATTCTCCCCCTTTTGAAAATAGTACAAGTTAAGTCTTACTGAGCTCCGTCCATTCCAGCATTGAATGTTTCTCCTCGTCTTTAAACCTTGTCCTACGCTCTTCTTCATTATCCTGATTCTGTAAAATGGTCTCTAGCATATGCTTTTCGTTTTAGGTTTGTATCAGCCTCCCCCTCTTCGTGTGCCGTCACATCTGGGTGGATGATGGCACGATATTTGCCCTCTGCCGACAACTTCCCCCCGTCTAAGCCAATCAGCACTCGATGATGTACAAAATGAACCCCATTCATCACCACCTCTACTCGATCTGGTTTGAGTGCGAGCATAAAGGAATGACTTCGGTTAATTCCACGATAAGGGACGAGACGAACACGATCCTGCCAGCTGAACGATTCCTCCCCCAGATCCATCACTAGTTGATCAGCATTACCCTCAGAACATTTTTGGAGCCAGGAAGCGGGTAAATACGATTCCCACAAAGCCGCCTCCATCACCATTACTGGGGTTCGGGTCAATGGATCATGCAGTTGGTTACCTGTATCCAACAAGCCTGTACACTCAATATGATCCTGCCCAATCCACACCTGTACTTGCCCCAAAAAGCCACTCATCCTTTCTGTACGCTGCTTTGAGGACTGCACAATACGAAAGAAGAGCATCACTCCGCCAAATGCGCATAAAATAAACCAGAATGCGATTTTTAATTCAAAAGACATTCCACCTGATGCGGTATACCAGATGCCATTAAACAAATCCCCCGTATTCTGGAGAAAATAATGCATCCCCAAAATGCCACCTGCTGCTACAAAATTGATCATGTAAAAAGCACCCATTGTACGAAGATACTTTTGCATGCTGCCAAAACCAAAGGCCACTAGCAGCATAATGACCGATAAGACCAGCTTGATTAGAAACGTAAACAAAAATGACAGCTCCGGCACAAACATCATGACCACGTACATTGCGCCAATTCCAGCTGAAGTCATCAATCGCCACCACACGGGTCGGATCTTTCTCATCCAGGCGGTGACCATTAGCAACACAGCATCAATAAACAAATTGGCCAAGAAAATCAAATCGATATAAACAACCAAGGATTCACCCGCCCAGCATTTTGCAGGATAGGCTTAAGTATAGTAGTCATACGCTTCAAAGTCTGTCTAACGGTGGGGACGGTGTCCGACTAATTTTGTCGGAAAGAGGAGAAGCACTGGCCGTGCGGGATGTGGAGAAAACAGAAAGAAGCCCGCATCTCCAAGGAGGATACGGGCTTTCTAAATTCAAACTAGTTATCGTTATTATTATTGCGTGAACGGTTACGTAAGAATGTCGGAATATCTAATTGGTCACTGCTTTGAGTGTTACCGAATGGACGCAAGTTAGGGGAGGACTTTTCCGTTGCTTCGGAAGCCGCTGGGTTAGCTGCTGGTCTACGTCCCGGTGCTGGCTGGCTCGGCTTACCTTCAAAACCAGTGGCGATCACGGTAACCTTAATCTCTTCTTTCAAGTCTTCATCAATGATGGCACCGAAAATCATATTCACTTCCGGATCGGAAGCTGATGTTACAATTTCAGCTGCCTCATTGACCTCGTATAGAGACAAATTGGTGCCGCCAGTGATGTTCATAATGACACCACGCGCACCTTCTATGGATGTCTCCAGCAACGGACTCATGATAGCCTTACGCGCTGCTTCAGCCGCACGATTTTCACCCGTTGCTTCGCCAATCCCCATCAACGCGGAGCCACGCTCCGTCATGATCGTTTTTACGTCAGCAAAGTCAAGGTTGATCAGACCCGGTACAGCGATCAAATCCGAAATACCTTGTACGGCCTGACGTAGAACATTATCCGCTTCACGGAATGCTTCCAGCATTGGAGTTTTCTTGTCCACAATTTCAAGCAAGCGATCATTCGGGATTACAATCAAGGTGTCTACTTTTTCTTTCAATCCCTCAATGCCAAGTTCAGCTTGATTGGAGCGTTTACGCCCTTCAAATGTGAATGGTCGGGTTACCACGCCTACAGTCAGCGCACCGCATTCCTTAGCAATTTCAGCAATGACAGGGGCCGCTCCGGTTCCTGTACCGCCACCCATTCCGGCAGTTACGAATACCATATCCGCGCCTTTGAGCGTATTCATAATAAGCTCACGCGACTCTTCAGCCGCTTTTTTACCCACATCAGGGTTAGCCCCGGCACCCAGACCGCGAGTGAGCTTATCGCCAATTTGAAGCTTGTGCTCAGACTTCGCCAAGTGAAGCGCCTGGGCATCTGTATTGACTGTAATGAACTCTACACCCTGAACTCCATTTTCGATCATTCGGTTAACTGCATTGCTGCCGCCGCCTCCGACGCCGATCACTTTAATTTGAGCCAAGCTCTCCATTTCAAAATCAAATTCCAACATACTATTCCATCTCCCCCTCAATGTGCATGGATGGCCCGTCCATGATTGGCATAATTAGCAATGAACGTTATATAAATTCACTGAACATATTTTTTAAGCGTTCAATCAACCCCTGCTTTTGCTCGCCTTCCGCAACGGGACTGCTGCTCTTGGTTCGGCTAGTCGGCTTCTTGGTACTACCGCCACTGTTGCTAACACTAGTCGATCTCCCGCGATAGTAACGGATAGCATTATGCAAAATACCAACTCCGCTCGTATATCCCGGATCCCTTACACCGATAAAATCAGGTACAGCGATCCTTACGGAAGCGGCCAGTTCGCTTTGTGCCACCTGAAGTACACCAGGCATGGAGACGGTGCCTCCGGTAAGTATATAACCCCCCGGAAGCTCTGTGTAACCCAAGCGCTTAACTTCCGCCTGAATGAGTTGAAAAATTTCCTGTACTCTCGGCTCAATAATAGCAGCCAAATCCTGTTGGGTGAACTCCTTATCTACATTACTGCCGATACGGGTCACTTTAAAGACGACATCGGCTGCTGCATCATCATACCAAGCGCAGCCGTATTTGAGTTTTACTTTTTCAGCTTGATCGGTAAGGGTTCTCAGTCCGTAGGCAATATCATTGGTTACAAATTCTCCGCCGATGGGGAGTGTTGATGTAGCAACAATCGTTCCTTCCTGGAAAATGGCCACATTCGTAGAACCTGCACCAATATCCACCAGCACGGAACCCATCACCTTTTCATCCTTCGAAAGAGACAACTGTCCAGCTCCAAGAGGCAACAAGACGAGATCTTTAATCCTCAGGCCGGCTTTCTCAACGCAGCGCAACAGATTATGTATTGGGGTCTTGCCTCCAGTAACAATCGTAGCCTCTACTTCGAGACGAACACCGATCATACCACGAGGGTCCTGAATTCCTTCAAGGCCATCTACGACATACTGCTTGGCTACCACGTCAATAATTTCTCTCTCCGGTGGTACGGCAATTACTTCTGCTGCCTTCAGTACACGTTCAATGTCCTCCTCGCCGATTTCACGGTCCTCGTTGGACACGGCTACTACGCCATGACTA contains these protein-coding regions:
- a CDS encoding cell division protein SepF, whose translation is MGVMNKFMNFLGLQEEEEVIEREVMNTPEDQEIETPSFDKRKNQKGTNVVSIHSQKNVKVVLYEPRSYDEAQEIADHIRSHRTVVVNLQRIRKDQALRIIDFLSGTVYALSGGISKVGNNIFLCTPDTVEIQGSITEILADTEQELNRMR
- the spoIIGA gene encoding sigma-E processing peptidase SpoIIGA, translating into MVVYIDLIFLANLFIDAVLLMVTAWMRKIRPVWWRLMTSAGIGAMYVVMMFVPELSFLFTFLIKLVLSVIMLLVAFGFGSMQKYLRTMGAFYMINFVAAGGILGMHYFLQNTGDLFNGIWYTASGGMSFELKIAFWFILCAFGGVMLFFRIVQSSKQRTERMSGFLGQVQVWIGQDHIECTGLLDTGNQLHDPLTRTPVMVMEAALWESYLPASWLQKCSEGNADQLVMDLGEESFSWQDRVRLVPYRGINRSHSFMLALKPDRVEVVMNGVHFVHHRVLIGLDGGKLSAEGKYRAIIHPDVTAHEEGEADTNLKRKAYARDHFTESG
- the ftsZ gene encoding cell division protein FtsZ, with the protein product MLEFDFEMESLAQIKVIGVGGGGSNAVNRMIENGVQGVEFITVNTDAQALHLAKSEHKLQIGDKLTRGLGAGANPDVGKKAAEESRELIMNTLKGADMVFVTAGMGGGTGTGAAPVIAEIAKECGALTVGVVTRPFTFEGRKRSNQAELGIEGLKEKVDTLIVIPNDRLLEIVDKKTPMLEAFREADNVLRQAVQGISDLIAVPGLINLDFADVKTIMTERGSALMGIGEATGENRAAEAARKAIMSPLLETSIEGARGVIMNITGGTNLSLYEVNEAAEIVTSASDPEVNMIFGAIIDEDLKEEIKVTVIATGFEGKPSQPAPGRRPAANPAASEATEKSSPNLRPFGNTQSSDQLDIPTFLRNRSRNNNNDN
- a CDS encoding YggT family protein: MIEVIYWLFQIYSYMIIAYVLLSWLPNARESVIGDLLARFVEPYLSPFRRFIPPIFGMIDISPIVALIALRFASYGLISLIGNFV
- the ftsA gene encoding cell division protein FtsA — translated: MSNNDIIVSLDIGTSKVRAIIGEMNNGTFNIIGVGSADSEGIRKGAIVDIDQTVQSIRNAVDHAERMVGIQITEVYVGISGNHIGLQNSHGVVAVSNEDREIGEEDIERVLKAAEVIAVPPEREIIDVVAKQYVVDGLEGIQDPRGMIGVRLEVEATIVTGGKTPIHNLLRCVEKAGLRIKDLVLLPLGAGQLSLSKDEKVMGSVLVDIGAGSTNVAIFQEGTIVATSTLPIGGEFVTNDIAYGLRTLTDQAEKVKLKYGCAWYDDAAADVVFKVTRIGSNVDKEFTQQDLAAIIEPRVQEIFQLIQAEVKRLGYTELPGGYILTGGTVSMPGVLQVAQSELAASVRIAVPDFIGVRDPGYTSGVGILHNAIRYYRGRSTSVSNSGGSTKKPTSRTKSSSPVAEGEQKQGLIERLKNMFSEFI
- a CDS encoding YggS family pyridoxal phosphate-dependent enzyme, encoding MSLEERIKEVNARIEAACARSGRSRDEVNVIAVTKYVSAAAMASVLDNDLEHVGENRWQDAADKWSKLGDRGTWHFIGHLQTNKVKDVIGKFKFIHSLDRLSLAQELDKKAAALGLRVKAFVQVNISGEISKYGLSPETVAPFLEQIRELEHVDVIGLMTMAPHEEDPEHTRPVFRGLRELRDRLNGQALTREPIVHLSMGMSNDFEVAVEEGATWLRLGSVLVGREEDFQWA
- a CDS encoding YlmC/YmxH family sporulation protein, whose product is MRVNAPETSVRAMKISEFQTKDVINIVDGRRLGQISDLEIDVRQGKIEAIVVPGSSRFMGWFGGGSELVIPWRNIVKIGSDVVLVRLEGLHEPPDEREEKLYIERQERNDRRVF
- the sigG gene encoding RNA polymerase sporulation sigma factor SigG, which translates into the protein MTRNKVEICGVDTAKLPVLTNAEMRELFTSLQQNNERSAREKLVNGNLRLVLSVIQRFNNRGEFVDDLFQVGCIGLMKAIDNFDLSQNVKFSTYAVPMIIGEIRRYLRDNNPIRVSRSLRDIAYKALQVRDSLTNLNSREPTIFEISEVLNVPKEDVVFALDAIQDPVSLFEPIYHDGGDPIYVMDQISDDRNKDVSWIEEIALREAMHRLGQREKMILSMRFYEGKTQMEVADEIGISQAQVSRLEKSAIQQMQKHVKS
- the pgeF gene encoding peptidoglycan editing factor PgeF gives rise to the protein MEPFIVNTEATGTTPMQDGRRPVPELLYIQSWERQVQGLTAGFTGRHGGVSEAPYDSLNCAFHVGDDPEKVIRNRRLIAEQLGFAAEAWTCGEQVHGNHVAVVQAADRGRGFMDRASAFQDTDGLLTNIPGILLTSFYADCVPLYFCDPVHRVIGLAHAGWKGTVAEIALKMVQTMQTEYGSQPSDILAAIGPSIGPESYEVDEHVMSQIRVLEHDCPGNDKWEGSVYFPLTGGKTLLDLKQCNRHIMMKAGILPSHIECTTLCTSSRSDLFFSYRKEGGVTGRMASWIGLEER
- the sigE gene encoding RNA polymerase sporulation sigma factor SigE — encoded protein: MREQMNLKMKFRLAWQLQYYRILFLFGLKSEEIYYIGGSEALPPPLTRDEEEYLLGKLSSGDAAVRSMLIERNLRLVVYIARKFENTGINIEDLVSIGAIGLIKAVNTFDPEKKIKLATYASRCIENEILMYLRRNSKTRTEVSFDEPLNIDWDGNELLLSDVMGTENDTIYRNIEEQVDRKLLHKALDKLTDRERLIMELRFGLQDGEEKTQKDVADLLGISQSYISRLEKRIIKRLRKEFNKMV